The following proteins are co-located in the Ictalurus punctatus breed USDA103 chromosome 14, Coco_2.0, whole genome shotgun sequence genome:
- the LOC124627616 gene encoding beta-1,3-galactosyl-O-glycosyl-glycoprotein beta-1,6-N-acetylglucosaminyltransferase 3: protein MAFKGKKFWRYISLCFFSFSLIYFVMYSTKKGCLESGLPDMEHLIKHSAGELQACSAIIRGDMDGVNSKHFGNLLAGWKKASLLSESFYLNVTKDCQAFVRDSGFLTAPLSKEERDFPIAYSMVIHEKIEMFERLLRAIYTPQNVYCVHVDQKSPKIFSEAVQAIVSCFPNVFVASKLESVVYASWSRVQADINCMEDLLKSPVKWRYLLNTCGADFPLKTNAELVRSLKNLNGKNSMESEVTPSHKKARWEYHHNITNTVTRTGIKKTPPPIGTPMFSGNAYFVVTREFVEYIFKTPEIQNFMEWEKDTYSPDEHMWATLHRMPSVPGSNPPNEKFDESDMLAIARLVKWSYHEGNIKNGAPYPPCTGTYRHAVCVYGAGDLNWILKQKHLFANKFDPQVDDIAIKCMEAFLRYQSIYGQSLFSIGKTKIIQ, encoded by the coding sequence ATGGCTTTTAAGGGAAAAAAGTTTTGGAGATATATCTCTTTATGTTTTTTTAGCTTTTCACTTATTTACTTTGTAATGTACTCTACAAAAAAAGGCTGCTTAGAGAGTGGGCTGCCGGACATGGAACATCTGATCAAGCACAGTGCAGGAGAACTACAAGCTTGTTCAGCCATCATCCGAGGAGACATGGATGGAGTCAACAGCAAACACTTTGGCAACCTCCTTGCTGGGTGGAAAAAAGCTTCTCTTTTATCTGAGTCTTTCTACCTAAATGTCACAAAGGACTGTCAAGCTTTTGTAAGAGACAGTGGGTTTCTAACAGCTCCTTTGAGCAAAGAGGAAAGAGACTTTCCAATCGCTTACTCTATGGTTATCCATGAGAAGATTGAGATGTTTGAGAGGCTCCTGCGTGCTATTTACACTCCTCAGAATGTTTACTGTGTTCATGTGGACCAGAAGTCACCTAAGATCTTTTCTGAGGCTGTACAAGCTATTGTGTCTTGTTTTCCCAATGTGTTTGTGGCCAGTAAGTTAGAGAGTGTTGTCTATGCCTCTTGGTCACGAGTTCAAGCTGACATCAACTGCATGGAGGACCTTCTCAAGTCTCCTGTCAAGTGGAGGTATCTCCTCAACACATGTGGGGCAGATTTTCCCTTAAAAACCAATGCAGAGCTTGTTCGCTCCCTGAAAAATCTCAATGGAAAGAATAGTATGGAGTCAGAAGTCACACCCTCACACAAAAAAGCCCGCTGGGAGTACCATCATAACATCACCAATACTGTGACTCGAACAGGTATTAAGAAGACCCCTCCACCCATCGGCACCCCTATGTTCTCTGGGAATGCATACTTTGTTGTTACTAGAGAGTTTGTAGAATATATCTTTAAGACTCCAGAGATCCAGAACTTCATGGAATGGGAGAAGGACACGTACAGCCCAGACGAGCACATGTGGGCAACACTACATAGGATGCCTTCGGTGCCTGGCTCCAACCCCCCCAATGAAAAATTTGATGAGTCGGACATGCTGGCCATAGCGAGGTTGGTCAAGTGGAGTTATCATGAAGGAAACATAAAGAATGGAGCACCATATCCACCATGCACTGGGACATATAgacatgcagtgtgtgtttatggagcAGGGGACCTGAACTGGATTCTGAAGCAGAAACATCTCTTTGCTAACAAATTTGACCCACAAGTGGATGATATTGCTATAAAATGCATGGAGGCTTTTTTACGGTACCAATCAATTTATGGTCAGTCTTTATTTAGCATaggtaaaacaaaaataattcaataa
- the LOC108275431 gene encoding proprotein convertase subtilisin/kexin type 5 isoform X1, with product MRFRASQKMKAVLIQFLVLLLGCLFISVQANVSCPSGQFAFKNRCVLCHPTCAECEGHELFQCTACGSDEDGRERFLYQGHCRAHCPREFYHDRAQYTCLPCIANCEICVDGNICAKCREGYKVQSGLCLPVPCGVGQVQDPGSGECIDCETGCKTCSADDPEYCKSCTDGYFLYRHQCRHHCPQRSYEEPSRGVCLSCPESCLDCRSETLCLTCQTGHFLHNGACVNECPQDMFGDARGWRCQPCHASCLTCHGPGARDCDRCNGWNHPIYGTCPIIRCPEGQFFDSGTDDCRYCDVSCRTCSGPTVQHCETCATGYMLEQQEAVCVQHCPLGFYGNSSSLQCERCSTNCEACESGDQCLSCKSSSYQLFLFQGSCWSECPDGYFETEKGTCEPCDDICLTCDGSRTQCLECRDGLFLENSMCRDNCSVRTYAAEDGTCRRCGPHCDTCTDTSTCTRCTFLYLLLNGMCKASCPEGYFEDLDQGVCVQCHESCATCSGPLSDDCESCSTLAPKLYEGTCSEECPIGTYYQTTSMECQECHQTCALCIGPEPTQCTRCVKGLALDPNTMMCGVTGDSDCPPRTFLHANQFTCQACHRHCQSCEGPGPTDCQTCALPQYLHNRSCVTECPVGTYSAHEEADGVELGFCMPCDHVCATCSGASPKDCLSCSPGYLDLLSHLCVRHCPTGYYSTGHHCEKCHVSCEMCSGPGPDACIVCVPPQLELQGTRVCVERCPPRFYQSTHTCWECHTSCKTCTDNTPQSCLTCDWGSILQEGVCYPRCEEGRYYSQNEVCEACDESCKHCSGPGPESCVTCHTGFGLHAVNRRCVRCCQSDGPAKNCCLCHSASALCLEAPVSPHTQVEDDEMNLRSRVYQHTSAALPAALILAVVLALGIFALTQARARKRLCWRQSYERLSGTAGARPDPRPMPHGVPEPEDSGDDADVVYTSRDGSIYRRYGFIHKPEPEEEEVDEANENTILNRA from the exons atgaggatgggagGGAGCGCTTCCTGTACCAAGGCCACTGCAGAGCCCACTGCCCGCGGGAGTTCTACCATGATCGAGCTCAGTACACCTGCCTGCCCTGCATTGCCAACTGTGAGATCTGTGTGGATGGCAACATCTgtgccaagtgcagggaaggATATAAAGTCCAGAGTGGCCTCTGTCTGCCAGTGCCATGTGGTGTGG GTCAGGTCCAGGATCCAGGCTCAGGAGAATGTATTGACTGTGAGACTGGCTGTAAGACCTGCTCTGCTG ATGACCCAGAGTACTGTAAGAGCTGCACAGATGGCTACTTTCT GTACAGGCACCAGTGTCGCCATCACTGCCCCCAGAGGAGCTATGAGGAGCCAAGTAGGGGTGTGTGTCTCAGCTGCCCAGAGTCCTGCTTAGACTGCAGGAGTGAGACGCTCTGTCTGACATGTCAGACAGGCCACTTTCTCCACA ATGGAgcctgtgtgaatgagtgtcCCCAGGACATGTTCGGAGATGCCAGAGGATGGCGCTGCCAGCCCTGTCATGCCTCATGTCTAACCTGCCATGGCCCAGGAGCTAGAGACTGTGACAGGTGCAATGGCTGGAACCATCCCATTTATGGGACGTGTCCCATCATCAGATGCCCTGAGGGCCAGTTTTTTGATA GTGGGACTGATGACTGCCGTTATTGTGACGTGTCCTGCAGGACATGCTCTGGTCCAACAGTGCAACACTGCGAAACATGTGCAACTG GGTATATGTTGGAACAgcaggaggcagtgtgtgtacagcacTGTCCATTAGGGTTCTATGGGAACAGCTCCAGTCTTCAGTGTGAGAGGTGCTCCACTAACTGTGAGGCATGTGAAAGTGGAGACCAGTGTTTGAGCTGTAAGAGTAGCTCATATCAGCTCTTTCTGTTCCAGGGCAGCTGCTGGTCAGAGTGTCCAGA TGGTTATTTTGAGACAGAAAAAGGGACATGTGAGCCTTGTGATGACATCTGTTTGACCTGTGATGGGAGCAGAACTCAGTGTCTTGAATGCAGAGATGGTCTTTTCCTTGAAAACAGCATGTGCAGAGATAACTGCTCAGTGAGGACCtatgctgctgaggatggcacATGCAGACGCTGTGGCCCTCACTGTGACACCTGCACTGATACCAGTACATGCACCA GATGTACTTTTCTTTACCTGCTTTTGAATGGCATGTGTAAAGCCAGCTGTCCAGAGGGTTATTTTGAAGACTTGgaccagggtgtgtgtgtgcagtgccATGAGTCATGTGCTACATGCTCTGGGCCTCTCTCAGATGACTGTGAGAGCTGCTCCACTTTGGCACCGAAGCTGTATGAAGGCACATGCTCAGAGGAGTGCCCTATTGGCACCTATTACCAAACCACCAGCATGGAGTGCCAGG AATGCCACCAGACATGTGCATTGTGTATAGGCCCAGAGCCCACCCAGTGCACACGGTGTGTGAAAGGTCTAGCCCTGGACCCCAACACCATGATGTGTGGTGTGACCGGAGACTCAGACTGCCCACCCAGAACCTTCCTCCATGCCAATCAGTTCACATGCCAGGCATGTCATCGTCACTGCCAGTCCTGTGAGGGCCCTGGACCTACAGATTGCCAGACCTGTGCCCTGCCCCAGTATCTCCATA ATCGCTCTTGTGTGACTGAGTGTCCGGTTGGCACGTATAGTGCCCACGAGGAAGCTGATGGCGTTGAGCTGGGGTTCTGTATGCCATGTGATCATGTGTGTGCCACATGCTCTGGAGCATCTCCTAAAGACTGTCTGAGTTGCTCTCCTGGTTATTTAGACCTGCTTTCACATCTGTGTGTCCGCCATTGTCCAACGGG GTACTACAGTACAGGCCACCATTGTGAGAAGTGTCATGTGTCCTGTGAGATGTGCTCAGGCCCGGGACCAGATGCCTGTATAGTGTGTGTCCCACCTCAGCTGGAGCTTCAGGGCACCAGGGTGTGTGTGGAGCGGTGCCCTCCCCGTTTCTACCAAAGCACACATACCTGCTGGGAGTGTCACACTAGCTGCAAGACCTGCACAG ATAACACACCTCAGAGCTGTCTGACGTGCGACTGGGGCAGTATCTTACAGGAAGGGGTGTGTTACCCTCGCTGTGAAGAAGGCCGCTACTACTCTCAAAAT GAGGTGTGTGAGGCCTGTGATGAATCCTGCAAGCATTGCTCTGGGCCTGGTCCTGAGAGCTGTGTGACATGTCACACGGGTTTTGGACTGCATGCTGTAAACCGCCGTTGTGTGCGTTGCTGCCAATCTGACGGACCGGCCAAGAACTGCTGCCTCTGTCACTCGGCTTCAG CTTTGTGTTTGGAGGCTCCAGTGTCACCACATACCCAGGTTGAGGATGATGAGATGAATCTGAGGTCTCGGGTATACCAGCACACATCTGCCGCCCTGCCTGCTGCTCTGATCTTGGCTGTAGTCCTTGCACTGGGCATCTTTGCATTGACACAGGCCCGTGCCAGGAAGAGGCTGTGCTGGAGACAGAGTTATGAGAGGCTGAGCGGGACGGCGGGTGCCAGGCCTGATCCACGCCCCATGCCTCATGGAGTACCCGAGCCTGAGGACAGCGGAGATGATGCAGACGTTGTGTATACAAGTCGAGATGGATCCATCTATCGCAGGTATGGATTCATACACAAACCTGAGcctgaggaagaggaggtggaTGAAGCCAATGAGAACACAATCCTCAATCGAGCATAA